The following nucleotide sequence is from Lathamus discolor isolate bLatDis1 chromosome Z, bLatDis1.hap1, whole genome shotgun sequence.
CCCTGCTCTAGCTGTGCTGGGTGAAGAGGTGGTGGCTCCTTCATCCTGCTTGTCTGCTTCCCACAcccacacagaatcatagaatggtttgggttggaaagaaccttagtATCACCCAGTTCCATGCTCCCATGAGCTCTAATGAGCTGGAGGAGGTTAAGTGGTAGGTCTTTGCTTGTTTCACACTGACATAGACTAGGGAACATCCTGTGAACAGCTCAGCTGGCAGATGGGAGGGACAAGGGAGAAAAACCTCAGCAGCACACAGCTTCACTTCCTGAATGCAGGAAAAACCCCCTAAAATCCTCATTCATATACACATCAATGAGCCCAGAGAGAAAATTATACCAGTGCATTCCCTGGGAACAGGTACCTTGCTTGTGAGCACCCCTAAGGACAGCAGAGCAGACACCCCTTGGCTCTTGCCACCCATCTGCTCTTCCCACTCAGGATGCTGCACAAGCCAGAAGGAGCAGAAACCACTTCCCCCATGCATCTACCCCTAATTCTCCAAACAATTTTAGGGTCGTCCCACTTCTTGGTGAAAACAACCCCTACAGCCTCTCCCAAACTCTCTGCTCccttctgtgtttctgaagctgGATGGGTATATGGAGTTTCTGGCACGGTTGGAAGTGCCACGGGTTACTTGTGGCTTGCTGGGTCTCAGGTCATTCTGGTCCTCGATTTCAAACAGAATGGATGTTTGAGCAATGTAAACTCAAGGGCTCTTTGTTCTCCCCCTCGTGACTAAAGGATTCAAGGCAAGCACTCACGTGGGTCCAGCAAAGAGTAGTGTGTCCTCCCACTTGAACCCAAGCAGTTTGAACTGGTATCTTCAGATACTTGTGGGGTCTCTTTATCACTGTTTTTTGAAATATTAGGGttgagagaggaaagaaaagaatcccACATTTTGCATTTCCAAGTGCTTAAAGTCCTGCGGATGAGGTAAAATGCTGGGATTTACATGTCTGGGCAGGCAAATGCCAAATTTAAAAATCTTGGTgagtgagggggaaaaaacaattaGTGCTTCATGTCATTAATTGctaacaaacacaaaaaaagcgTAGGACACCCGTTCTCCGTGCTGTCTTCCCAGGTATCACAAGGGCTCCGGCAATGGAGACACAGATGCCTGCCCCAAGATTTCTTCCCCCCCTGAAGGTTTAAAGGGAGTTACCTTGAGCTCTGATGAATCCAATTGATCGGGTGGCAAGGAAACCAGCATTTGCTCCTGCAGGTAGGTTTGGTACATCAGCAGGAAAGGGGAACATGACCTGCAGCTTCCTCATTCTTTCACAAGAGCCATGGttgctgcaggctgcctggCTTTATGAAACTGCTGCCTTTTGTCCTGCCTTCAATGCAAATAGGACAGGTGAGATAAGATCTGAGCATAGCAGAGCTTGTCCTTTTTCCTTAAAGCCAGCCTGGGCTTCTACTGGTGGCAAAACACTCAAAGGACCTcattgaaaagcaaacagaagataaagaaagagaaaagacaaagcaCTAAAAACTGCTCCTCTTCCAGAAACGTGTCTCATTGTTAGTCACAGGGAGTGTTTCCATCAGGTTACACAGTGATGATATACATTTTGGTGGAGAATGGCAAGACTTAAACTGTATTAGCATATATATGATCAAAGACAGAATATGACATGGAAttacaaagaaatacatttcctgTGGCTCAGGAGACATAACAGGTTATATAGCAGTGCTGACTGACAATCTTCCGTAACTAAGGTACGGCACCTACCTAAGATAACATCTGCCTCTGGAACAATAGGTTAGATTTCAGGAGGTGTTTGTACAAAGTAAGCCAACAgtcctctgcctgcagagccagaTCCAAACATACATTTTAGAGCATTCTTATTCCCAGGGTATCTTTTCATACAGCCATGGATGTGCAGTGAAAACAGCCACTGGAATGTGTTTATCTCACTGTTTGTGAGCTAGATATATGTCCTTGTTCAACAGgtgaaaacattttcctttcccacaACCATATCTGACTTACGCTTAGGACAAGCTGTTGATTAAGTGTCAACCCCTTTTGTTAACACACCTTAGGGAGACAAACCCAACTGTTCAAGTCTTCACTTCCTCCTTGGATATGGAGCTGAACCTCACATCTCACGTCCCAGTTTTATAGAATCAGAACTGCAGGGAACACCACAGCAGAACCTAAATGGAAGCATCCTGATTCTATTCACTGCTTCTGAACAGGATTTTAGCCTTACACCTTACCTCTCACTAAGACCAAGAGTAAAACTTGTGCTTATTTAAGTAGAAGCAGAAGTAGACCAAGAGGTTTTGACAATCCCACCCCTCACGTTTCAAAATCAGAACACTAAGGAAAAGGCAGGAATTTGGAGAGAAGCAGATCATTTGGATCTTCCACTTTTGGCtaggaagagaaggaaacacaGAGAAACTGATGCAGGTTGAACTTATGTTTAACTAGTTTGACAGACAACGATGAAGAGTAAGGCAACAAGAACTGTGCCAGTCTTATATAAAGCTTCATTAAACCTTTTCGTATAAAACAAGCATTAATTAGAGAGACAGACAGAAGCTGAACAAGACTGTATCTAGGCTCCTTGATTCAATGTATTTAGATCACTTGCCTTCAACTTGGAGGGACACAATTTAGACCTACTTAAATGGATAACAAATTAACCAGCTGAAAATGAGATCTGCTTATAAACCCCAGCAAGACTGCATATAATTAATAAGGTATTTCACTCTTCTTTTGTAGGTTCAAACTGGTTCAGAACTCATTAGTGCTCTTCCAGTAGTTTTTACACATCACTAGGTGAATATTTGGTTTCTACCTTGGGTTTAACATACTAAAGCAATATCTGTGGCTGTATGCCCACGGAGAGCAGGAATCACCATAGAGTCTGGGAATGCTGCTTTAACACGTTCTTGGTAGTAGCTGTGTCACGCTAAACCACTGCAAAACAGTTAACACACGAGCATGGTACATTGTCCTCAGCAGTTTGCATTTTACTGTGTCAAAAAGAACTACATTTCCAATTGTTAACCTTACATATCTGACCTTAAATTCTCCCATCTGAGGACAGGACTAATTTTCCTTGGAAGGTATTTCCATAAATCATTGAAAAGTAACCTCTATACAGATTAGAAAAGCTTAGTCAAAACTCTGTATTATGAACAGTAGGGACAAGCAGTAGTAGCTTGGTTTTGAAGGAATAGCAACATTCACTACAACTGGGAAGGCATCCATAAGGACAGCAGTAACTGACAGTTTGCAGTTCTTCAACGAATCTTGCAAAAAGGATTCAACAGCTTATGGACACATCACCCTGCAACGTGACATGCCACTGCTTTTTAATCAGGTTCCACACAGGGTACTGAGTATTATtctatttacatttaaaaatagcatttttctctcttcagtacAGAGTGGAAACGCCTGCAAGTTAGTCAGTAGAAACCCCTCTAGCACAGGTGGAGGACAGCTTTGTTGATCTCTGGGTTTGTCCAGTCATTCCGGATATCATCCAGATGATTATCGAAATCTACCAGTGTCTCGTAGGACTTGCTGTCCAAGAGAGATGCAGCAATTCTCTGGGCTTCGGTCCAATCTTCACAAAAATCACTAGGATGTAAAATAACCAGGAATAAATAGTAATCACCAGGAAAATCTCCACTCTGGAAATTAAGCCACACTCTCTGCAGTGCGGTCATGGTGGTCATTCTGCCTGGCTGCAGAAGCCAGTTCTCTGTCACTACaacaaaaacagctttaaaattcaCTGTCAGCTACACCCACCGCCCTTACAGTGTCTCTCAGCTACAATCAACGCTTTGCCCTTaactgggcaacctgttcttcCTTACTACCCAAACACAAATAAACTCTGAAGTTTACTCACACATGTGGGTCCTTGCACCTCCACTTGTTCTCGTGAAGCTCGTACACGTGAATGGCAGGCTCTACACACTCCATCGTAAACTTGGTGTTATCGACCTGTTGTGCACAGTAAAACACCACTTTAGTCTCCTCCTCAAGATCTCAAgtaaaaagatgaaataaaacccAGTCAGTTTTTACTAACAGAGCACCTTACACCAACCCACCCAGTCTGTTGCCTTCAAATGAGCTGAATTTTACACTTAAACTGCCAACATCCTTTGTCGCTGCAGCAAGGAGGCAAAGCATTTGGAGTCTTACAAGAGTTAAGTAAGAGCTTAAGTCACAGAAGGGGGTCCGAATTAATGAACACACTGTCTTCACTCTAGCCTTGCAAGCAGAGAAAGCCTCCACTTCCTTTTAGATGGCAGCAAGGTAACCATAGTTTCTTTGTAGACATACTGAGAACTGCACTGGCTACAGGTCACTGCATCTCCTCCCCAGAGCATttggagggaaagagaaaattagTTACTTCACTATTAAAAGACTCAGAGACTAGTGTTTAAATGGTTAGTCCAACACCACAGTCATAACATTAACCACACAGAAAGAGGTGGGAGGGAATGAAATAATTTACCATTATGAGTGCTGTATCATTAAAGCCCTCTGCAATTCTGGAGGCCACCTTTTCTGCAACCTGGTTTGGGCTGCAACAGAACGTACAAGCAACTGTGTTAGGTGAAGCAAGACATTTCAGCTGAAACCAGCAGGAAATATGCTTAAAAAGATGTGAAAATTACACCATGTGCTTACAAACAGGAACCAGATATTAAGCTAACGCTACACTTGAGTGAAGTCAGAAAGCCAAGAAAGCCCCAGCTCCCCTCTTCAGCACTTGATCTGGATCTCAGCTACACTTAGGCAATGGAATGGCAAAATAATCACTGAATCAATGTTTTGTGGCCCCCTACTTTCCTCCACCAGACCAAAGACTGCAGCCACCTTTGTCCAGGCAGgtacttaaaaaagaaaccaagttTGCTCCCCAGTCTGCATTTCAACCCACGCGCTGCCCAGCTTCTCTACTAAAATCAGAtaatcttttaaagaaaaacctttaTCCTGTTTCAAAGAATGTCAATCTCTACGTGGTGCCAGTTATCTTCAGAAGTGAAATCAGAAttcaaagaaaaccccaaccaagCCTGTGATATTCTTTCAAACCTCAAATAGAACACACAAACTGTATCTTCTCCTTAAAAATATCCCCAGCAGAATTATTTCCCTTGTAAGGAAAGGATAAATAATGCTCTTATCCCTGTTAGATACCTTAGCAGTCACAAGGATTACTTAAATAACGTACTTGAGACTGAAGGATATACATTAACAACATAGTATAACACTTTAAACAAGctgtttacatttattttaaatgcaagtgTGATGTGGTCTCATTAGTCCTGAAACTAGATTTGTCTAATAGATAGAGGGGAAAATATTTGACACACATGTACAAAACTACTGTGGCTCCACAGAAAGGCCCCTTTATTGCTTATTGAGTAATCTGCATTAGTattaggaggggaaaaaaatgactaATTGTGGGGAAAATAAGTGAAAAGAGATACTCCTGCGTAACTGACATCACCTTCCATTTTGAGAGCGTCCTGTCACCATGTAAGAAAATGCTTCAATAAAACTTGGAGACTATTAGTTTAGCAAGAATTAGGTCACTTCTGAAAGACTTTCAAAGATACTTGGAGTCATTCGAGTCTACAAGATCTGTACTGAACAAGCAAACATGCCTGCAAAATTTGGCTATTTCCCTGACAACTGCAATTAAACTGGCTGGCAGTCATTCAAAGACTGGCCTTTTTTAGTATCCACTGAAGAGGAGTGGTTCTGGAAAGACTGGGGTTTCTGCACCTGAACAAAGGCCATACCCACCAGGCTCCAAGAAGACAATGTGAAAGCAGATGACAGTTGTCAAAGTTAATCAACACGCATGATTTATGTCGATGATTTTTGCTGGCAGAGTACAAAGTACAACATAAAAGagcaaacagaaggaaatattGCACCAACACACCTGGCATCTTTCACGCGTTCGTTTGCCTGGTAATATCCAGCTATCACGTAGCTATTCTCTTTGCACCAAGAGTCAATCTGAAAAAGTAATTGGAACAAGTAAGACAAGgagaaataaagaggaaaacccCCACAGAACTAAGGAAATCTCATGTTTGCCCTGCAAATGGAATAGTAATTGAAGCATTGTGATATCTTTGCCAATTGcttctttaaatatatacatatttatatgtatttatgtgtaCACTCACACAGTTTGGCTAATTTAACTAGAACAGAGAAATGAAGCTGAACATTTAAGAGAATTGTGGAAAACATTAACCAAatggagcaaaagaaaaagaagttaccTCAGTTGAAGCCTGGCCTAAATTTTAATGACAGGAGTATTAACTTCAGCAATACTGCCTAGGAAAGGAGCGTTGGTCTTACCTATTGCCCTTGGTGGCTGTTTCCTGTTAGTGTTAATTCTGTAGACTCTAGAAAATGTTCACCATGTGGATGTGTGACTGTACAGTCATCCAAAAAGAGAttgctgattttatttctatgtAATATTATAGTATAATACATAGTATAATAATGTAGTATTTCTAGGGTATATGTAACCTTTTTTACCTTcattagaaaacaaagcttGAAGTGAAAGGTGGGAGGCAGAAAAAGTTTAGCCCATTTACCATTTTTTCAACCCACTCCATTACGAAAAAGGCTTTtgtgataaaaatgtttttcttttgagagtTCCTCCTTATTTAACACCTGCATGTAAATGCTTAAATGTAAGCATTTCTTTGCACACAACTGATGTAACTTTTGATTTACACAAGTACAAAACTTCATGTAGTTCTGGGGCTTTATTAAGTGCAGGCTCAGCatgcacacactgctgctctttCTGGTTCTTGCTGGATCCGAATTCTTCCTGCTGAGTctgtctttctttaaaatacttatatATATGATGTTTCTCCTTATAACTGAGGATATCAAGTCAGCATAATACAAAGCCCTGAAAGACAGAAGTAGAGAAAGCACCtagaattttcttttgcagtcCCTAGAGAGCATGCATCAAGAGAACCTCAACAGCTATATTAAAATGGAGTCCAAAAATAACTGATGCTGACCTGTGGCATCCTGTAAACCTCATTTTTAGCAGTAATTATAGTATTAGACtgcataaacaaacaaacaaagccatGTGAAATAATCCTGCCTCTACAAAGGGATGACATGGATTTACATGATAAAAGAGGAGCTGTGTAGCCCTCCTATACCTGAAGGCCAACTGCTGTTTCAATTACAAACCCATTTTGAGGGCTT
It contains:
- the EMC8 gene encoding ER membrane protein complex subunit 8 is translated as MKLTTQAYCKMVLHSAKYPHCAVNGLLVAERPSGAPRRDQAGPPSLFVDCIPLFHGTLALAPMLEVALTLIDSWCKENSYVIAGYYQANERVKDASPNQVAEKVASRIAEGFNDTALIMVDNTKFTMECVEPAIHVYELHENKWRCKDPHVDFCEDWTEAQRIAASLLDSKSYETLVDFDNHLDDIRNDWTNPEINKAVLHLC